GCCATCCGGCTTGCGCAGCAGCACGCGGGCGTCGTGGCCGTCCTTTCCGGCTTGGTTGGCGGCCTGCACCGCGGCGATCAGCGCGCCGGCCTGTCCACTGGGGAAGGGGCCATAGCGCTCCCCCTCGAACCGGATGAACCAGCCGTCCGTTCGGCACGACACGATGTAATGGGCTGAAAGGCTCATAAGATCACTGCTCCTTGAAGGCGGTCGCGCCGGCGGCACGGGCCATGGTGAGACGGGTCAGCAAGGCGCCCCGTGGCAGGCCGGCATGGCCCTGTGGCGGAAAAGCGGGGGGAAGCCGGCCAGCCTCCGTGCCCTGGGGCAGCGGATGCCAGCGGCGCTCGGCATTGGTCCAGCGCAGTTGCTCGCGCAGCAGGTCGGCGCCATGGGGGCATTGCCCCTCGATGGAGTGGAGCGGGGATGTCATGGCCATTCCCCCGGCCGGGATGTCAGAATGAAGAAGGCAAGGCTTGTCCCTGCGTCCATGGGTGCTCTCCGACACTGTTCTCCGACGATGGCCGGATGATCGGCAAGATCGGTGGTCATGCCGTCCGGATGGAGTCACGCCAGGAAAACGCTTCGGATGCACCATCCTCGGCAAAGAGGAAGCAAGCCTGGAGTGGCTTCGGTAAATTTCAAATGGTGATCCGCTGAGAAAATTGCAATGAATGTTTTAAATGTACCGTGAGTTTCTTGGTCAGCCAAATCGAGAACAAAGGTATTTTTGCCGGGGTTTTATGGGATCATTCTCTGGTTTCATTGTAATTTCCTGTGGAAGACGAGGCTGGTTGTCCGGACATCTGCAGGAGTCCGGACAGCCAGCGCGCCTTCGGCCGGCCGCTCCACGCCTGCGTCTGCTGCAACGCTGCGCCGCCGCCGATGCCGCCGCCCTCCTGCCCGGACGCTGGTCTGAACGGGGCGTGATTCTGCCATCAATGACTGAACTCCCCTCTCGCCATGGCGAGGTGGTGCATCTGGTGGTGGCCTCCCTGGGCCATGATGCCGATGAACCCAAGTCCCCGGATATGGGCCGTCTGCTTCGGGTCGGCGGCGGTGACGGTCAGCGAGACGCCGTTCGGCAAAGGCTCGGCCTTGACGGTCCAGCCGTTCGTGCCATCGATCTCGTGAGCGTGCGCCGGGACCATGCGGCGGATCGCTTCCAGGGTCCGCCCGTCTCCGGTGACGGCATAGATGGCTCCGCCGTCCACCGGGGTCGCAACGGCCGTCGCGTTGAGCGTGACTTCGTTCATGTCGACGAGGTGCCGGCGCAGCGCCTCGATGTCCACCCGGGACCAGTCGGTGGCCGGGTCGGCCTCCAGGATGCGGACGATCTCCTGAATGGTGCCGAAGGCATCCTGGCCGGGCATGGTCGGGACCGCGCCGGATGGCGGCATGGCGGTGCCGGCATGCTGGGTGCCATGATGGGCGGTGTGGTCCATCGGCATCGCGGTCTGAGCCGCGGCTCTCCCAAATCCGATGCCAAGTCCAACGGCGGTGACGAGGGCGAGGGTGGCGGCGGTGCGGATCGGCATGGGATCCTCCTGGTGGGTGACTTCCTCGGACGGTAGCCGGACTCCCTGCGACGCCATATGATTGCAATCATATGGCGGAGAATTCCGGGTGAGGCGGTTTTGGGAAAGCTGGGGGCAAGCGCATGGGTCGGACTCGTCGAACCGCAACGGCTCCATCGCCGAAGCCTGAAGCTGGGCGAGGTGTTGTTCCGGCAGGGCGATCCGACCGTGGCGGTGTTTCATGTCGGCCGGGGCCGGGTGCGCCTCGTGCGGCACCTCGAAGACGGTTCGTCGGTGACGCTGCACGTTGCCCGCACCGGTGAGAGTTTTGCCGAGGCCGCCCTGTGGGCGGAGGCCTACCACTGCGATGGCGTCGCCGAGACGCCATCCGAGGTCACGGTGATCCCGAAGCCGGACCTGCTCGCCGCCCTGGAGGACAACCCACAGGCCGCGCTTGCGCTGGCCCGTGGGCTTGCGTCCCATGTCCGCGACCTGCGCAGCCGGCTGGAACTGCGGAACATCCGGTCGGCGCCGGAGAGGGTCGTGGCGTGGCTTCGGCTCCAGGTGTCGGGCGACCCGCCGATGCTGCGGCTCGACCGGCCTTGGACGGAGATCGCCGCCGAGATCGGGCTGACGCACGAGGCCATTTACCGGGCCTTGGCCGTCTTGGAGCGCACGGGGCGGCTTGTCCGTGAGAATGGGGTGGTGACGCTCTCCGCCGGTTCGGGAACGATCGAGGACGCTGCCCGAAAGGATCGGTGACGGACCGAGCGCCGCCGTACCGTTGCCCAGTCGCCAACCGGGGCCGCCCGTGTTGGAATACGGGGCGCCGTTCAGGCGTCGATCAGGCGGCCCGCATTTCCGCGGACCGCAAAACGGGAGGAACACCATGCTCAGGAACGTCGCTTTGGCAGCCGTCTTCGCCGTCGCCCTGACCGGTCCGGCGCTCGCCAACAGCTGTCCCAAACACATGGCCGCCATCGACCAGGCCCTGGCGGCCAACCCGAAGCTGAGCGCTGACCAGATGACGCAGGTGAAGAAGCTCCGCGCCGATGGCGAGACGTTCCATAAGCAGGGCAAGCATGCCGAGTCGGAGGCGACGCTCGCCCAGGCTGAAACCATCCTCGGCATCAAGAAGTGATACAGGGTGCCATGGGGGCGGAGCGATGCTCATGCCCCCATGGCGCCCCCTTTTATGGCACCGTCGTGCAGCGGTTCAGCCCCTGGGCGCCTTCCGGCTGACGGCGACCAGCACTCCGGCGAGCCCCAGGAACAGCATCGCGCCGCCGCCCCAGACCCGGACGTAACCGGGCATCCCAAGACTGGGGACCAGGGCGTAGACGGCGGCGAGCACCGCCCATACGGCGGCGATGACGACAACGAGCCAAAGCTCTTCGTTCATTCTCATGACGGGTCTCCTGCGCTCAGTGGCCGTCGCTCAGTGGCCGTGCCCGCCGCCGATCACGATGATCGGCAGCGACTGGATCAGCTGGAACGCGACGATGGTGAAGACGTACATGGCGGCGACCAGGGCCGCGACCGACAGCGGCCCGGTCCAGGCCGGGGCTGTGCCGACGCCGCGCGAGCCGGTCCGCCAATCGACCACCGGCGCCTGCTCGATCGACGGGCGTAGCGACAGCAGCGTGCGGATGACGCCGTAGACGCTGACCGAGATGGCGATGGCGAAGATTGTGGCGCCGACGCCGACCAGGGCCATCAGCACCGGCCATGCCGCCGGGGCCATACCGCCGTAGCTGAGGTCGAAGACGCGGCGCGGCACCCCCATGAACCCGGCGGTGATGCCGGCCGCGCCGAAGATCAGCAGGCCGAGTGTCACGACGGCCGGCATGCGCCGCAGCAGGTCCGGGCGCCACAGGCTG
The Azospirillum sp. TSA2s DNA segment above includes these coding regions:
- a CDS encoding Crp/Fnr family transcriptional regulator produces the protein MIAIIWRRIPGEAVLGKLGASAWVGLVEPQRLHRRSLKLGEVLFRQGDPTVAVFHVGRGRVRLVRHLEDGSSVTLHVARTGESFAEAALWAEAYHCDGVAETPSEVTVIPKPDLLAALEDNPQAALALARGLASHVRDLRSRLELRNIRSAPERVVAWLRLQVSGDPPMLRLDRPWTEIAAEIGLTHEAIYRALAVLERTGRLVRENGVVTLSAGSGTIEDAARKDR